In one window of bacterium DNA:
- a CDS encoding NAD-dependent epimerase/dehydratase family protein: protein MKVLVTGSEGLIGSALCSLLESCGHQAVRLDTRLAEGAVFRGDVRDRTLVRNAVSGCSGVVHLAAVSRVIWGEQNPALCRSVNEGGTETVLDEAVSRAGAWMMYASSREVYGECLPGLTPEDAPRLPINVYGVTKVTGELKMAVARSKGGRTSVVRFSNVYGTTSDHADRVTPAFTRAAAEGRELRLDGPDHVFDFTYVHDVVKGVLLAVEALEAGESELPDIHFVTGHGTDMRTVAELAVASGAPGARIVEGVPRNYDVAHFVGDPARAMAVLGWKAERLVDWGVPKLVSAFKAIANPA, encoded by the coding sequence ATGAAAGTGTTGGTTACAGGCTCAGAGGGGCTTATCGGTAGCGCGCTGTGCTCGCTATTGGAAAGCTGCGGACACCAAGCAGTGCGACTTGATACACGGTTGGCTGAAGGAGCTGTGTTTCGAGGAGACGTAAGAGACCGCACGCTGGTGCGCAATGCTGTGAGCGGTTGTTCTGGTGTTGTACATCTTGCGGCGGTATCTAGAGTGATCTGGGGAGAGCAAAATCCGGCGCTGTGTCGTTCGGTCAATGAAGGCGGCACTGAAACGGTGCTAGACGAAGCTGTAAGTCGCGCTGGTGCGTGGATGATGTATGCCAGCAGCCGTGAAGTGTATGGCGAATGCCTCCCTGGACTTACGCCAGAAGATGCACCGCGCTTACCCATCAACGTCTATGGTGTGACCAAGGTAACAGGTGAATTGAAGATGGCGGTTGCTCGGTCAAAAGGTGGTCGCACATCGGTTGTTCGCTTTTCCAATGTGTACGGCACTACGAGCGACCATGCCGATCGGGTAACGCCAGCATTCACTCGGGCAGCGGCAGAGGGGCGGGAGCTTCGGCTTGACGGACCTGACCATGTGTTCGACTTCACATACGTGCATGACGTGGTGAAAGGTGTGTTGCTTGCCGTGGAAGCATTGGAAGCTGGAGAGAGTGAGCTTCCAGACATCCACTTCGTTACAGGTCACGGTACTGATATGCGAACTGTGGCAGAACTCGCAGTAGCTTCTGGTGCTCCGGGAGCACGGATTGTCGAAGGCGTTCCACGCAATTACGACGTGGCGCACTTCGTAGGTGACCCGGCGAGAGCGATGGCTGTTCTCGGTTGGAAAGCTGAGCGCTTGGTGGA